A portion of the Edaphobacter lichenicola genome contains these proteins:
- the eno gene encoding phosphopyruvate hydratase translates to MTEIVSIHAREILDSRGNPTVEADVILDSGAKGRAAVPSGASTGEHEAVELRDGDKEVYLGKGVLQAVENVETILGPELTGMDASNQRLIDATMISIDGTENKSKLGANAILAVSMAVARASAEALKLPLYRYLGGVNACLLPTPMMNILNGGSHADSNVDFQEFMVMPVGAETFSDALRWGTEVFHTLKGVLKKKGYNTAVGDEGGFAPSLKSNDEALDLILEAIQLAGYTPGEDISIALDPASSEFYNKDTNKYVFKKSDKRELSSEEMTAFWENWVNKYPIISIEDGLAEDDWTGWAHLTQVLGDKVQLVGDDLFVTNTQRLQQGIEQKVANSILIKVNQIGTVSETLEAIELARRFGYTSIISHRSGETEDTFIADLAVGTGAGQIKTGSASRTDRIAKYNQLLRIEEELGQSAEFLGIESVNFGE, encoded by the coding sequence ATGACCGAGATCGTTTCTATCCACGCACGCGAAATTCTGGACTCCCGCGGTAATCCCACCGTCGAGGCCGACGTCATCCTCGACAGCGGAGCCAAAGGCCGCGCCGCCGTACCCAGCGGAGCCTCCACTGGCGAGCACGAAGCCGTAGAACTTCGCGACGGAGATAAAGAGGTCTATCTCGGCAAAGGCGTCCTCCAGGCCGTCGAAAACGTCGAGACCATCCTCGGCCCCGAACTCACCGGCATGGACGCCAGCAACCAGCGCCTCATCGACGCGACCATGATCTCCATCGACGGCACCGAAAACAAATCCAAACTTGGTGCCAACGCCATCCTCGCCGTCTCTATGGCCGTTGCCCGTGCAAGCGCCGAGGCTCTCAAGCTGCCTCTCTACCGCTACCTCGGCGGCGTCAACGCCTGTCTCCTCCCAACGCCCATGATGAACATCCTCAATGGCGGCTCCCACGCCGACTCCAACGTCGACTTCCAGGAGTTCATGGTCATGCCCGTCGGTGCCGAGACCTTCTCCGACGCACTCCGCTGGGGCACCGAAGTCTTCCACACCCTCAAAGGCGTCCTCAAGAAGAAGGGCTACAACACAGCCGTAGGCGACGAAGGAGGATTCGCACCCTCGCTCAAATCCAACGACGAAGCCCTCGACCTCATCCTCGAGGCCATCCAACTAGCCGGCTACACCCCAGGCGAAGACATCTCCATCGCCCTCGACCCCGCCTCCAGCGAGTTCTACAACAAGGACACCAACAAGTACGTCTTCAAGAAATCCGACAAGCGCGAACTCTCCTCCGAAGAGATGACCGCCTTCTGGGAGAACTGGGTCAACAAATATCCCATCATCTCCATCGAAGACGGTCTCGCCGAAGACGACTGGACGGGCTGGGCGCACCTCACTCAAGTCCTCGGCGACAAAGTCCAACTTGTAGGCGACGACCTCTTCGTCACCAACACCCAGCGCCTCCAGCAGGGAATCGAGCAGAAGGTCGCCAACTCCATCCTCATCAAGGTCAACCAGATCGGCACAGTTAGCGAAACCCTCGAAGCCATCGAGCTTGCTCGTCGCTTCGGCTACACCTCAATCATCAGCCATCGCAGCGGCGAGACCGAAGACACCTTCATCGCCGATCTCGCGGTAGGCACAGGCGCAGGCCAGATCAAAACCGGCTCTGCTTCCCGCACCGACCGCATCGCCAAGTACAACCAGCTCCTCCGCATCGAAGAAGAGCTAGGCCAATCGGCCGAATTCCTCGGCATCGAGTCCGTCAACTTCGGCGAATAA
- a CDS encoding cupin domain-containing protein, whose protein sequence is MDGELSEVITLAAESSHAGYDNHPIAEINDHVVRISTMVEPYHWHFHPNSDETFLVVEGRLCIEFESGSRELASGQMLTIPRGVRHRTRPVGARSVNLTFELAQAETVAV, encoded by the coding sequence ATGGACGGGGAACTTTCAGAAGTCATTACGCTGGCGGCAGAGTCTTCGCATGCGGGATACGATAATCATCCGATTGCTGAGATCAATGATCACGTCGTTCGAATTTCCACGATGGTAGAGCCATACCATTGGCACTTTCATCCGAACTCGGATGAGACTTTTCTGGTGGTTGAAGGGCGGCTCTGCATTGAGTTTGAGAGCGGATCGCGAGAGCTCGCTTCGGGACAGATGCTTACGATTCCTCGCGGGGTGCGGCATCGGACGCGTCCGGTTGGCGCGCGATCAGTGAATCTTACGTTTGAGTTGGCTCAGGCTGAGACGGTTGCGGTCTGA
- a CDS encoding cellulase family glycosylhydrolase, giving the protein MPRPRTRNTIIAIFATILLAPHLLAQTDAFVQRAGTKLALGSSAFRYSGPNIEWLGLEGYGPHDPMGPRLPSHFEIDDAFDTAAEMGAKVVRAQTMGDTVGCPLCIEPTEGNFNEAAFASSDYAIATAHKHGMKLIIPLVGDCATCAGGGIGQYLAWHRKPNPQDFFTDPALITAYEKHIDAVLNHLNPVTGLRYKDDPTIMAWENCNMCGLVALLGHPTPEAFAQISTWSETIGAHIKQTDPHHLYLDTTGLFRYYAKIIDNPSTDLVTFEFYPHWDALLGPGAPATTAATFTHDAATVTSHGKAFIVNEFGWDNTDWKTPADLEQVLHTLATDPNISGDGFWALQAHLDNFGFQPIPANASDPAFAQLGETGQWWALYYPGIKTLTMSAEDMAARAQQLRAHAYAMSGAKVPKHMTPPRPVITATVLVGLIAWRGSAGAINYSIERNDPGTKEWKPICDRCATDTDDPWADPHGTLGGARYRVIAWNADGVPSEPSDPR; this is encoded by the coding sequence ATGCCAAGGCCCCGCACGCGCAACACTATCATTGCGATCTTCGCAACGATCCTTCTAGCCCCACACCTCCTAGCCCAAACTGACGCCTTCGTCCAGCGAGCCGGAACCAAGCTCGCCCTCGGCAGCTCAGCCTTCCGTTACAGTGGCCCCAACATCGAATGGCTAGGCCTCGAAGGCTACGGCCCCCACGACCCCATGGGCCCCCGCCTCCCTAGCCACTTCGAGATCGACGACGCCTTCGACACCGCCGCCGAGATGGGCGCAAAAGTAGTCCGAGCCCAAACCATGGGCGACACCGTCGGCTGCCCCCTCTGCATCGAGCCCACCGAAGGCAACTTCAACGAAGCCGCCTTCGCATCCAGTGACTACGCCATCGCCACCGCCCATAAACACGGCATGAAGCTCATCATCCCCCTAGTCGGCGACTGTGCCACCTGCGCCGGCGGCGGCATCGGCCAATACCTCGCCTGGCACCGCAAACCCAACCCGCAAGACTTCTTCACCGACCCCGCCCTCATCACCGCCTACGAGAAACACATCGACGCCGTCCTCAACCACCTCAACCCCGTCACCGGCCTCCGCTACAAAGACGACCCCACCATCATGGCGTGGGAGAACTGCAACATGTGCGGCCTCGTCGCCCTCCTCGGCCATCCCACCCCCGAAGCCTTCGCCCAGATCTCCACCTGGTCCGAGACCATCGGCGCTCACATCAAGCAGACCGACCCCCACCACCTCTACCTCGACACCACCGGCCTCTTCCGCTACTACGCCAAAATCATCGACAACCCCAGCACCGACCTCGTCACCTTCGAGTTTTACCCCCACTGGGACGCCCTCCTGGGCCCCGGCGCACCCGCTACCACCGCCGCCACCTTCACCCACGACGCCGCCACCGTCACCAGCCACGGCAAAGCCTTCATCGTTAACGAATTCGGTTGGGACAACACCGACTGGAAGACCCCCGCCGACCTAGAACAAGTCCTCCACACCCTCGCCACCGACCCCAACATCTCCGGCGACGGCTTCTGGGCCCTGCAAGCCCACCTCGACAACTTCGGCTTCCAGCCCATCCCCGCCAACGCCTCCGACCCAGCCTTCGCGCAGCTCGGCGAAACCGGCCAATGGTGGGCGCTCTACTATCCCGGCATCAAAACTCTCACCATGTCAGCAGAAGACATGGCCGCCCGCGCCCAGCAGCTCCGCGCCCACGCCTACGCCATGTCAGGCGCAAAAGTCCCCAAGCACATGACCCCACCCCGCCCAGTCATCACAGCGACTGTCCTGGTTGGTCTTATTGCATGGCGTGGCTCCGCCGGCGCCATCAACTACTCGATCGAGCGCAACGATCCCGGCACGAAAGAGTGGAAGCCCATCTGCGACCGCTGCGCCACCGACACCGACGATCCCTGGGCAGATCCCCACGGCACGCTAGGCGGAGCCCGCTATCGCGTCATAGCCTGGAACGCAGACGGAGTCCCCAGCGAACCATCTGACCCAAGATAA
- a CDS encoding SIR2 family NAD-dependent protein deacylase, whose product MHLTPQDHLFVLTGAGISAESGLATFRGSGGLWNGYRVEQVATPEAWAADPALVWHFYSQRRRNASSAQPNAAHVALTQIEHQLGDRFYLCTQNVDDLHERAGSQRIHHMHGSLFQSRCTRCDQPFPDTALYETAEALPKCIQCGAPVRPHIVWFGEIPLDMDAIYRKLNRATILLVVGTSGSVYPAAGFVDIANQQRTRTIYVGPEEPLNRQAFDEILLGTATEVIPSLID is encoded by the coding sequence ATGCACTTAACTCCCCAAGATCACCTCTTCGTCCTCACCGGAGCCGGCATCTCCGCCGAGAGCGGCCTCGCCACGTTTCGCGGCTCTGGCGGCCTCTGGAACGGCTACCGCGTCGAACAAGTAGCAACCCCTGAAGCTTGGGCGGCCGACCCAGCCCTCGTTTGGCACTTCTACTCGCAGCGCCGACGCAACGCCTCCTCAGCGCAGCCAAACGCCGCACACGTCGCCCTCACTCAAATCGAGCATCAGCTAGGCGACCGCTTCTACCTCTGCACACAAAACGTAGACGACCTGCACGAACGTGCTGGCTCCCAGCGCATCCATCATATGCACGGCAGCCTCTTCCAATCTCGCTGCACCCGCTGCGATCAACCCTTCCCAGACACAGCCCTCTACGAAACCGCCGAAGCTCTCCCGAAATGCATTCAATGCGGAGCACCCGTCCGCCCACACATCGTCTGGTTCGGCGAAATCCCACTCGACATGGACGCAATCTACCGTAAGCTCAATCGCGCAACCATCCTCTTAGTCGTTGGCACCTCAGGCTCTGTCTACCCAGCCGCTGGCTTCGTCGACATAGCCAACCAGCAGCGCACCCGCACCATCTACGTCGGCCCCGAAGAGCCGCTCAACCGCCAGGCCTTCGACGAGATCCTCCTCGGCACCGCTACCGAAGTTATCCCCTCACTTATCGATTAA
- a CDS encoding PP2C family protein-serine/threonine phosphatase has protein sequence MSSSQTGSATHGRTPLPLELRPHPNLDLHAHYFSSRTGGDFFDAVNLGSHIIVLLTDIAGTKEQAEPIAAAVQEVFRREGAKLFQLRDTNLMDGTAQLVQEINHALMRAAHGVRFSPTFIGCYDLALGLFAYVNAGGLTAVFHDSEGTRSLPNVAMPMGLFTHLTYEPSMQAFEPGAKLLLVTKGIVETQRGKTHFGAERVQSVLHSAKTDSAVEICQFTLQAANDFKKTPKGGLRNLQFWREDVVEEDLTALVMVRPLSR, from the coding sequence ATGAGTTCTTCACAGACCGGATCAGCAACGCATGGCCGGACTCCACTCCCTTTGGAGCTGAGGCCGCATCCGAACCTTGATTTACACGCACATTACTTTTCTTCGCGCACTGGCGGTGACTTCTTCGATGCGGTCAATCTCGGCTCGCATATTATCGTTTTGCTGACCGATATTGCGGGCACCAAGGAACAGGCCGAGCCCATAGCGGCTGCGGTTCAGGAAGTTTTTCGGCGCGAAGGCGCTAAGCTCTTCCAATTACGTGACACAAACTTGATGGACGGCACGGCACAGTTGGTTCAGGAGATTAATCATGCGCTGATGCGAGCGGCTCATGGGGTGAGATTCTCACCCACATTTATCGGCTGTTACGACCTGGCTCTTGGGCTTTTTGCTTATGTCAACGCGGGTGGGCTAACAGCGGTCTTTCATGATTCGGAGGGTACGCGGTCACTGCCGAATGTTGCGATGCCGATGGGTCTGTTCACGCACTTGACGTACGAACCTTCGATGCAGGCGTTTGAACCGGGGGCTAAGCTGCTTCTTGTTACGAAAGGGATCGTCGAGACGCAGCGAGGGAAGACGCATTTTGGGGCAGAGAGGGTGCAGAGCGTTTTGCATAGCGCGAAGACAGATTCGGCGGTGGAGATCTGCCAATTTACATTGCAGGCGGCGAACGATTTCAAGAAGACTCCGAAGGGCGGTCTTCGCAATCTGCAATTCTGGCGGGAAGATGTTGTTGAAGAAGACTTGACTGCACTGGTGATGGTGAGGCCTTTGTCGCGTTAG
- the gpmI gene encoding 2,3-bisphosphoglycerate-independent phosphoglycerate mutase produces the protein MPKAPIVLTILDGWGYRPETHGNAIAQARKPTYDALLRDYPNTLLRASEHFVGLPDGQMGNSEVGHLNLGAGRIVRMDMTRIDTAIIDGSLYTDPTLTRAYELAGQKGRALHLIGLLSDGGVHSHQRHLDALIKMAAQHKLSHVFIHAFMDGRDTMPTSGLSYLEQLLYTLNEAGTGKLASVSGRYYAMDRDLRWEKEKQAFDALVTGHPEGGTYADPIARIKELYNNGITDEFIPPFTCIDHEGHPIGLIRDHDVVVNFNYRADRVRQITRVLTRRSGLTADPVGSQGHTLPKAAELDTEIPISTIPADIHYVCMTQYDKNFKLPIVIPAESMDNLLANLMSQANLRNLRVAETEKYAHVTYFFNGGIEKPFPGEDRALVPSQKVATYDLAPEMSAAGIADAVIKAVSDTAFDVIIVNFANADMVGHSGMMEPTVRAVETVDTQLGRIYREIKQRGGTLLVTADHGNAEMLIDPATGGPHTAHTTNPVPFLYITEERNTPTLRQDGSLRDISPTILSLLNLDQPNQMTGGNLKIPHAG, from the coding sequence ATGCCCAAAGCGCCAATAGTCCTCACCATCTTAGACGGCTGGGGATATCGCCCCGAAACCCACGGCAACGCCATCGCCCAGGCCCGCAAGCCCACATACGACGCTCTCCTCCGCGATTACCCCAACACCCTCCTCCGCGCCAGCGAACACTTCGTCGGCCTCCCCGACGGCCAGATGGGCAACAGTGAAGTCGGCCACCTCAACCTCGGTGCCGGCCGCATCGTCCGCATGGACATGACCCGCATCGACACCGCCATCATCGACGGCTCCCTCTACACCGACCCAACCCTCACCCGCGCCTATGAACTGGCTGGTCAGAAGGGAAGAGCCCTCCACCTCATCGGCCTCCTCTCCGACGGCGGCGTCCACTCTCACCAACGCCACCTCGACGCACTCATCAAAATGGCCGCCCAGCACAAGCTCTCTCACGTCTTCATCCACGCCTTCATGGATGGCCGCGACACCATGCCCACCAGCGGCCTCAGCTACCTCGAGCAACTCCTCTACACCCTCAACGAAGCCGGAACCGGCAAACTCGCCTCTGTCAGCGGCCGCTACTACGCCATGGACCGCGATCTCCGCTGGGAGAAAGAGAAACAAGCCTTTGACGCTCTCGTCACCGGGCACCCTGAAGGCGGCACCTACGCCGACCCCATCGCCCGCATCAAGGAGCTCTACAACAACGGCATCACCGACGAGTTCATCCCACCCTTTACCTGCATCGACCACGAAGGCCATCCTATCGGCCTCATTCGCGACCACGACGTCGTCGTCAACTTCAACTACCGTGCCGACCGAGTCCGCCAGATCACCCGCGTCCTCACCCGCCGCTCCGGCCTCACCGCCGACCCCGTCGGCAGCCAGGGCCACACGCTCCCCAAGGCAGCAGAACTCGACACCGAGATCCCCATCAGCACCATCCCCGCCGACATCCACTACGTCTGCATGACTCAGTACGACAAAAACTTCAAGCTTCCCATCGTCATCCCCGCCGAATCGATGGACAACCTCCTCGCCAACCTCATGTCTCAGGCGAACCTCCGCAACCTCCGCGTAGCCGAAACCGAAAAGTACGCCCACGTCACCTACTTCTTCAATGGCGGCATCGAAAAACCTTTTCCCGGCGAAGACCGCGCCCTGGTCCCTTCCCAAAAAGTAGCGACCTACGACCTGGCCCCAGAGATGTCCGCCGCAGGCATCGCCGACGCCGTCATCAAAGCAGTCAGCGACACCGCCTTCGACGTCATCATCGTCAACTTCGCCAACGCCGACATGGTCGGCCACTCCGGCATGATGGAGCCCACCGTCCGCGCCGTCGAAACCGTCGACACCCAGCTAGGTCGGATCTATCGCGAGATCAAACAACGCGGCGGCACCCTCCTCGTCACCGCCGACCACGGCAACGCCGAGATGCTCATCGACCCCGCCACAGGTGGCCCCCACACCGCTCACACCACCAACCCCGTCCCCTTCCTCTACATCACCGAAGAACGCAACACCCCAACGTTGAGACAAGACGGCAGCCTCCGCGACATCTCCCCCACCATCCTGTCGCTCCTCAATCTAGACCAACCCAACCAAATGACCGGTGGCAACCTAAAAATTCCGCACGCTGGTTGA
- a CDS encoding metallophosphoesterase produces the protein MSSNETISRRRFLRQSFAFSALAGLGASPLAAVAKAGRSAGVGSRLLMVGDWGYENFEAQGRVAGAMTAYVREHGFKTEALLMLGDNWYGPLPDGVKDKRWRTQFEEMYPKSVFDCPAYAIPGNHDYQRMPASKVAAELEYAKAGGTRWTMPSLWYSFEFPAKKPQMTVIALDSNMPSKDGKWDKGTNFTLTPEQQAEQLVWLTAELEKPRTTPFLVVMGHHPIYSNGPHGDHKVLVRDWEPLLRKHKVHLYLAGHDHDMQHLEFEGHPTSFVLSGGGGADLYPLAIDEAERGPYAARVYGFSDLEVTPEMLTLRHLDEKGQLIHAFTKRVDGTVGIVG, from the coding sequence ATGAGTTCGAATGAGACGATTTCACGGCGGCGCTTTCTGCGTCAGAGCTTTGCGTTTAGTGCACTGGCTGGGCTTGGAGCTTCGCCCCTGGCTGCTGTTGCCAAGGCTGGCCGGAGTGCGGGTGTTGGTTCGCGGCTGTTGATGGTGGGTGACTGGGGTTATGAGAACTTTGAGGCGCAGGGTCGGGTAGCCGGGGCGATGACTGCGTATGTGCGTGAGCACGGGTTCAAGACTGAGGCGCTGTTGATGCTGGGCGATAACTGGTATGGGCCGTTGCCGGATGGAGTGAAGGACAAACGCTGGCGTACGCAGTTCGAGGAGATGTATCCGAAGAGTGTGTTTGATTGTCCGGCTTACGCGATTCCGGGGAATCATGATTATCAGAGGATGCCGGCAAGTAAGGTTGCGGCCGAGCTGGAGTATGCGAAGGCGGGTGGAACTCGGTGGACAATGCCTTCGCTTTGGTACAGCTTTGAATTTCCGGCGAAGAAGCCTCAGATGACCGTAATTGCGTTGGATAGCAATATGCCGTCTAAGGATGGAAAGTGGGACAAGGGAACAAACTTTACGTTGACTCCGGAGCAGCAGGCGGAGCAGTTGGTTTGGCTGACGGCTGAGCTTGAGAAGCCGCGGACTACGCCGTTTTTAGTGGTGATGGGGCATCATCCGATTTATTCGAATGGGCCGCATGGAGATCATAAGGTGCTGGTGCGGGATTGGGAGCCGTTGTTGCGGAAGCATAAGGTGCATCTGTACCTGGCGGGGCATGACCACGATATGCAGCACCTAGAGTTTGAAGGGCATCCGACTTCGTTTGTCTTGTCAGGTGGGGGTGGGGCGGATCTGTATCCCTTGGCGATTGATGAGGCGGAGCGTGGGCCTTATGCGGCGAGGGTATATGGGTTCAGTGATCTTGAGGTTACGCCGGAGATGCTGACGCTGCGGCATCTGGATGAGAAGGGGCAGCTGATTCACGCGTTTACGAAGAGGGTGGATGGGACGGTGGGGATCGTTGGATAA
- the recR gene encoding recombination mediator RecR, producing MSRLIEELRKLPGIGTKSAQRLAFHVLRSSAEDAEALSVAIRELKLHLRLCSVCNNITDVDPCGYCTSPVRNQRVVCVVEEPTNIATIEKTRSYNGVYHVLHGTLSPIGGVGPEQLRIANLLTRLAELDEVILATSPTTEGEATAGYLAHELRKAKNDLKVTRIATGVPAGSDIEYADEVTMTRAMEGRREF from the coding sequence ATGTCGCGGTTGATCGAGGAACTGAGAAAGCTGCCGGGGATTGGGACGAAGAGTGCGCAGCGATTGGCGTTTCATGTGCTACGGTCGTCTGCGGAGGATGCTGAGGCGTTGTCGGTGGCGATACGGGAGTTGAAGTTGCACCTGAGGCTTTGTTCGGTGTGCAACAACATTACGGATGTGGATCCGTGTGGGTACTGCACGAGTCCGGTGCGGAATCAGCGAGTGGTTTGCGTGGTGGAAGAGCCGACCAATATTGCGACGATCGAGAAGACGCGGAGCTACAACGGTGTGTATCACGTGCTGCATGGGACGCTGTCGCCGATTGGTGGGGTGGGGCCAGAGCAGTTGCGAATTGCGAATCTGTTGACACGGCTGGCGGAGTTGGATGAGGTGATTCTGGCGACTTCTCCGACTACAGAGGGGGAAGCAACTGCGGGATATCTGGCGCATGAATTGCGCAAGGCTAAGAATGATTTGAAGGTGACGCGGATTGCGACAGGAGTACCGGCGGGTAGCGATATTGAATACGCGGATGAAGTAACGATGACGCGAGCGATGGAAGGCCGGCGGGAGTTTTAA
- a CDS encoding YbaB/EbfC family nucleoid-associated protein, with protein MDFSDLGKMKEMMGQAKQMQEQMEKKLAATVVEASSGGGVVTVRMNGKKEVLRVKIEPTAMGSSASDLELLEDLIAAAVNEAGRRADEAMKSSVAGMMGGLGLPDLPGLG; from the coding sequence ATGGATTTCTCTGATCTGGGCAAGATGAAAGAGATGATGGGGCAGGCGAAGCAGATGCAGGAGCAGATGGAGAAGAAGCTCGCTGCGACTGTAGTGGAGGCTTCGAGCGGTGGCGGCGTGGTGACGGTGAGGATGAATGGGAAGAAGGAGGTTCTGCGAGTGAAGATCGAGCCGACGGCGATGGGGAGTTCGGCGAGTGATCTTGAGTTGCTGGAGGATTTGATTGCGGCGGCGGTGAATGAGGCGGGGCGGCGGGCGGATGAGGCGATGAAGTCCAGCGTGGCGGGGATGATGGGTGGGTTGGGACTGCCGGATCTTCCGGGGCTGGGCTAA
- the dnaX gene encoding DNA polymerase III subunit gamma/tau: protein MAYQVLARKYRPQRFADVAGQDHVTVTLMNALTQGRIAHGYIFSGHRGIGKTTIARILAMALNCRNAIGSALRPTAEPCEVCESCTEIKAGNAVDVIEIDAATNRGIDEIRELRDAARYRPARDKYKIYILDEAHQITDAAFNALLKTLEEPPDHIVFMMATTQPEDIPQTVRSRCQHFSFHAVKLVDILGELRGIAEREGVDADEAALSLLAEAGDGSMRDALSIMDQAIASAPVEDGRPRLVAGQIRELMGTVPNAVFERILEAVDGNRSAEVITVANQLLDAGNSPAQLARQFVRYLRNTVIAKIAGIGVDGAGADGVAGELLQISADEQRRAGRSAALFSEEELTRFLQVMLRTFDELGYRQEQRFHFELGLLKLVHLRRLLPIEAVLSQFPVAGGSRPGPGVATARSVSAPPTSPGRSPVSGAATARVLETSAAVVSAPAFSPFEKDQSRNRFDEKAVVAAPIVAAVVPIAPPMPVPVAVPTPVPLVAPAEMVLTEGDAIGAALVEVGDRAEAADALPVFEERKGGVIEKLAASSSLDVQPSSLHSAEELQRVAVDALSAAKNQDTPADAMADAEWTVAGGEIRVQTELSKTMLPMVINAEAEKLVKNALREAGVGALKLVLLPGSKTAASAKKPRAAKSGSAQAKAMEHPVVQRAQTLFNAEIRSVIDLRDND, encoded by the coding sequence ATGGCATATCAGGTTCTTGCGAGGAAATACCGGCCACAGCGTTTCGCGGATGTAGCGGGACAAGACCATGTAACGGTGACGTTGATGAACGCGCTGACGCAGGGGCGGATTGCGCATGGGTACATCTTCAGCGGACACCGCGGCATTGGGAAGACGACGATTGCGAGAATCCTCGCGATGGCGTTGAACTGCCGGAATGCGATTGGATCGGCGTTGCGGCCTACGGCTGAGCCTTGCGAGGTGTGTGAGAGCTGCACGGAGATCAAGGCGGGTAACGCTGTCGATGTGATTGAGATTGATGCGGCGACGAATCGCGGGATCGATGAGATACGCGAGCTGCGGGATGCGGCGCGGTATCGGCCAGCGAGAGATAAGTACAAGATTTACATTCTGGATGAGGCTCATCAGATTACGGATGCAGCGTTCAATGCTCTGCTGAAGACGCTGGAGGAGCCGCCGGACCACATCGTCTTCATGATGGCGACGACGCAGCCGGAGGATATTCCGCAGACGGTGCGGTCGCGGTGTCAGCACTTCAGCTTTCATGCGGTGAAGCTGGTGGACATTCTTGGCGAGCTGCGCGGGATCGCAGAACGCGAGGGTGTGGATGCGGATGAGGCTGCGCTGAGTCTGCTGGCTGAGGCGGGCGATGGGTCGATGCGCGATGCGCTTTCGATCATGGACCAGGCGATTGCGAGTGCGCCGGTGGAGGATGGGCGGCCGCGTCTGGTTGCGGGGCAGATTCGTGAGCTGATGGGGACGGTTCCGAATGCGGTATTTGAGCGGATTCTTGAGGCGGTCGATGGGAATCGCAGTGCCGAGGTGATCACGGTTGCGAATCAGTTGTTGGATGCGGGGAACTCTCCGGCACAGCTGGCGCGGCAGTTTGTGCGGTATCTGCGGAACACGGTGATTGCAAAGATTGCGGGCATTGGTGTCGATGGTGCTGGTGCGGATGGAGTCGCGGGGGAGTTGCTGCAGATATCTGCAGATGAGCAGAGGCGTGCGGGGCGGTCGGCTGCGTTGTTCAGTGAAGAAGAGCTGACGAGGTTCTTGCAGGTGATGCTGCGGACGTTTGATGAACTTGGGTATCGGCAGGAGCAGCGGTTTCATTTTGAGCTGGGACTGCTGAAGCTGGTGCATCTGCGACGGTTGCTGCCGATTGAAGCGGTGTTGAGTCAGTTCCCTGTTGCGGGTGGCTCGCGGCCCGGGCCTGGTGTCGCGACGGCGCGTTCCGTGAGTGCGCCTCCTACGTCGCCTGGGCGAAGTCCTGTAAGTGGAGCGGCGACGGCACGAGTGTTGGAGACGAGTGCTGCGGTCGTGAGTGCGCCGGCGTTTTCTCCGTTTGAGAAGGATCAGAGCAGGAACCGGTTTGATGAGAAGGCAGTTGTTGCTGCGCCGATCGTTGCCGCGGTTGTGCCGATTGCTCCACCGATGCCTGTGCCGGTGGCGGTGCCGACGCCTGTTCCTTTGGTGGCGCCTGCGGAGATGGTTCTGACTGAGGGCGATGCCATAGGGGCTGCGCTGGTGGAGGTTGGGGATCGGGCGGAGGCTGCGGATGCTTTGCCGGTTTTTGAAGAGCGCAAAGGCGGGGTTATTGAGAAGCTTGCTGCATCGAGTAGTTTAGATGTGCAACCTTCTTCGTTACATTCTGCGGAGGAGCTGCAGCGGGTTGCTGTGGATGCTCTGTCGGCGGCGAAGAATCAGGATACGCCTGCTGATGCGATGGCCGATGCGGAGTGGACTGTTGCGGGTGGCGAGATTCGGGTGCAGACGGAACTGTCGAAGACGATGCTGCCGATGGTGATTAATGCAGAGGCGGAGAAGCTGGTAAAGAACGCTCTGCGGGAAGCTGGTGTGGGAGCGTTGAAGCTTGTACTACTGCCGGGATCGAAGACGGCTGCCAGTGCGAAGAAGCCAAGGGCGGCGAAGAGCGGAAGTGCGCAGGCGAAGGCGATGGAGCATCCTGTTGTGCAGCGGGCGCAGACGTTGTTCAACGCTGAGATTCGAAGTGTGATCGATCTGCGGGACAACGATTAG